One stretch of Roseovarius mucosus DNA includes these proteins:
- a CDS encoding DUF1643 domain-containing protein — MSGAAPDHLHDPGGKVRLRLPDGVVGGAEYSACGRYRQVLSRDWTADGVAPRRVLFVGMNPSVASAEVSDPTCHREVMFAKDWGYSFYFKGNMLDWRATSPKDLPRDPNEACSAANIPALVAMAEQCEVVVLAFGKLHARYQGVVRQAVCEIAATGKPLMCLGLNKDGSAKHPLYLRKDTRLRPFPMPVVG; from the coding sequence ATGAGTGGGGCTGCCCCCGATCATCTGCATGATCCGGGCGGCAAGGTGCGCTTGCGCCTGCCTGACGGGGTGGTCGGCGGGGCGGAATACTCGGCCTGCGGGCGGTATCGGCAGGTTTTGAGCCGCGATTGGACGGCTGACGGGGTGGCCCCGCGACGGGTGCTATTCGTGGGGATGAACCCGTCAGTCGCAAGCGCCGAGGTCTCTGATCCGACCTGTCATCGAGAAGTGATGTTCGCCAAGGATTGGGGATACTCGTTTTATTTCAAGGGCAACATGCTGGATTGGCGGGCGACCTCGCCCAAAGACCTGCCACGTGATCCCAATGAGGCGTGCAGCGCCGCGAATATCCCGGCACTGGTGGCAATGGCGGAGCAATGCGAAGTGGTTGTGCTGGCGTTTGGGAAACTTCACGCGCGGTATCAAGGGGTTGTGCGGCAGGCCGTGTGCGAGATTGCCGCGACGGGCAAGCCGCTGATGTGTCTTGGGTTGAACAAGGACGGATCGGCCAAACATCCGCTTTACCTGCGCAAGGATACACGGCTCAGGCCATTTCCTATGCCTGTGGTCGGGTGA
- a CDS encoding enoyl-CoA hydratase/isomerase family protein, translating to MTAAPLVTLERDGGLWIATLNRPDKANALTEAMLTDLAEIAEAAQAARVFILTGAGRVFSAGADLEAVHSGLATSPVWERLSGAIAALPGLSIAALNGTVAGGAMGMALACDIRIAAEGAGAFYPVMKLGFLPQPSDPARLAALIGPARARMILLAGARLSTEEALGWGFFDRVVPRDGVLAAAQELAAPALSASAAHATTLKAMCRVMV from the coding sequence ATGACCGCGGCCCCTCTGGTCACGCTCGAACGCGACGGCGGGCTTTGGATTGCCACCCTCAACCGCCCGGACAAGGCCAATGCCCTGACCGAAGCGATGCTGACCGATTTGGCCGAAATCGCCGAAGCCGCGCAAGCGGCCCGCGTATTCATCCTGACCGGCGCAGGCCGGGTGTTTTCCGCCGGGGCCGATCTTGAGGCCGTGCATAGCGGCCTTGCCACCAGCCCGGTTTGGGAACGCCTCTCAGGCGCTATCGCGGCCCTGCCCGGCCTCAGCATCGCCGCACTCAACGGTACGGTCGCAGGCGGGGCCATGGGCATGGCGCTCGCCTGTGACATCCGCATCGCCGCCGAAGGCGCGGGCGCATTCTATCCGGTGATGAAGCTTGGATTTCTGCCGCAACCCAGCGACCCGGCCCGCCTTGCCGCCCTGATCGGTCCGGCACGCGCCCGGATGATCCTTTTGGCCGGGGCGCGGCTCAGCACGGAAGAGGCGCTCGGCTGGGGCTTTTTCGACCGCGTGGTCCCGCGCGACGGCGTATTGGCAGCCGCGCAGGAATTGGCCGCACCAGCCCTCTCCGCCTCAGCCGCCCATGCAACCACCCTCAAGGCGATGTGTCGCGTGATGGTCTGA
- a CDS encoding SDR family oxidoreductase → MDMQGKCVLITGASKGIGAAAARVFAAAGAQVALVARNAEAIAELAGEIGPSAIAIPCDVSRYWEMEAAVAACHTAFGQLDVLINNAGVIEPITSLSEADPEAWARAIDINLKGVFNGMRAALPGMITRGSGSILTVSSGAAHSPLEGWSAYCTSKAGAAMLTRCADLEAASAGVRIMGLSPGTVATDMQREIKASGVNPVSQLDWSIHIPADWPARALLWMCSPDAAEFAGQEISLRDEAIRRRVGLI, encoded by the coding sequence ATGGATATGCAAGGCAAATGCGTTCTCATCACCGGCGCCAGCAAAGGGATCGGTGCCGCCGCTGCGCGGGTTTTTGCCGCTGCGGGCGCGCAGGTGGCACTGGTCGCGCGCAACGCCGAGGCGATTGCCGAACTGGCCGGCGAAATTGGCCCTTCGGCCATCGCCATCCCCTGCGATGTCAGCCGCTACTGGGAAATGGAGGCCGCCGTCGCCGCCTGCCACACGGCCTTTGGTCAGTTGGATGTGCTCATCAACAATGCAGGCGTGATCGAGCCGATCACCAGCCTGTCAGAGGCCGATCCAGAAGCATGGGCGCGCGCCATCGACATCAACCTCAAGGGCGTGTTCAACGGCATGCGCGCGGCCCTGCCCGGCATGATCACGCGCGGCTCGGGCAGCATCCTGACCGTCAGCTCAGGGGCAGCCCATAGCCCACTCGAGGGATGGAGCGCCTATTGCACCTCCAAGGCCGGGGCCGCGATGCTCACCCGCTGCGCGGATCTTGAGGCCGCATCCGCCGGTGTGCGCATCATGGGTCTCTCGCCCGGCACCGTCGCCACCGACATGCAGCGCGAGATCAAGGCCAGCGGCGTGAATCCCGTCAGTCAATTGGACTGGTCCATACATATCCCCGCCGACTGGCCCGCCCGTGCCCTTTTGTGGATGTGCAGCCCTGATGCCGCTGAGTTTGCAGGACAAGAGATTTCCTTGCGTGACGAGGCCATCCGCCGCCGGGTCGGGCTGATATGA